A region from the Cannabis sativa cultivar Pink pepper isolate KNU-18-1 chromosome 9, ASM2916894v1, whole genome shotgun sequence genome encodes:
- the LOC115723276 gene encoding uncharacterized protein LOC115723276 has protein sequence MKILEANAGPLTNFEVIKFLKSRGASKDPSRVLADVSPSEYKVYDYLVETAACNQSQENINEFLEKSKKYDLAKAELLNIINIRPSTPVELYSMIEQCDDRLGDTVEELVEVVVEVLPPPPTETANEEGTSEANQETVTKENIEEQKIDEDNEKMAK, from the exons ATGAAGAT ATTAGAGGCCAATGCTGGTCCACTTaccaattttgaagtgattaaatTTCTGAAATCTAGAGGAGCCTCTAAAGATCCATCTAGGGTTCTTGCGGATGTATCACCATCTGAGTATAAA GTTTATGATTATTTGGTTGAAACTGCTGCTTGCAATCAGTCTCAAGAAAATATCAACGAATTTTTGGAGAAGTCCAAAAAGTATGACCTTGCAAAAGCTGAATTACTCAATATAATCAATATAAGGCCCAGTACCCCGGTTGAACTTTACTCG ATGATAGAGCAATGTGATGATCGTTTAGGGGATACTGTGGAGGAGCTTGTTGAGGTGGTGGTAGAGGTGTTGCCGCCGCCTCCAACTGAAACAGCAAATGAAGAGGGAACCAGTGAAGCTAATCAGGAAACAGTTACCAAGGAAAACATTGAAGAACAGAAAATCGATGAGGATAATGAGAAAATGGCCAAATAA